The proteins below come from a single Crossiella sp. CA-258035 genomic window:
- a CDS encoding BNR repeat-containing protein produces the protein MSGRRAVLLSLALLDSSALYFVSYDGVVNNNSLQQEAILTHKGHQYATWYTASRHAVIGRRPVGGSRWETVTLPHRLSVDDSHNVISLGISPQDDTVHVALDTHNTRLHYLRSTPGLAGGGQPWRAIAFGQVRRTLGEVELGAMTYPRFVVTPEGRLQFSYRTGGSGNGVNELAEYSGGTWRKLGAWTSATGSYTGPNGVVSGTRNMYLHGLTYDRRGRLHAAFTWREGNAGVLCARGGLTNHDTGYVYSDDRGRAFHLVRGADGGWTKREVPVAPNHTQRSKIVLGRLESAYLVLPGGWIVAASKASGWTDWRLVFDGAGLRAFGEVSVDASRLGTQGILSVQYQQT, from the coding sequence ATGAGCGGGCGGCGGGCCGTCCTGCTGAGCCTGGCGCTGCTGGACTCCTCGGCGCTGTACTTCGTCTCCTACGACGGCGTGGTGAACAACAACTCCCTCCAGCAGGAGGCGATCCTGACCCACAAGGGGCACCAGTACGCCACCTGGTACACCGCGAGCCGCCACGCGGTGATCGGCAGGCGGCCGGTGGGCGGCAGCCGCTGGGAGACCGTGACGCTGCCGCACCGGCTCAGCGTGGACGACTCGCACAACGTCATCTCCCTCGGCATCTCGCCGCAGGACGACACCGTGCACGTCGCGCTGGACACGCACAACACCCGCCTGCACTACCTGCGGTCCACCCCCGGCCTGGCCGGGGGCGGGCAGCCCTGGCGAGCGATCGCCTTCGGTCAGGTGCGGCGCACCCTCGGCGAGGTCGAGCTGGGCGCGATGACCTACCCGCGGTTCGTGGTCACGCCCGAGGGCAGGCTCCAGTTCAGCTACCGCACCGGCGGTTCCGGCAACGGCGTCAACGAGCTGGCCGAGTACTCCGGCGGGACCTGGCGCAAGCTTGGCGCCTGGACCTCGGCGACCGGCTCCTACACCGGCCCCAACGGCGTGGTCTCCGGCACCAGGAACATGTACCTGCACGGCCTGACCTACGACCGGCGTGGGCGGCTGCACGCGGCGTTCACCTGGCGCGAGGGCAACGCCGGTGTGCTGTGCGCGCGGGGCGGGCTGACCAACCACGACACCGGCTACGTCTACAGCGACGACCGCGGCCGCGCCTTCCACCTCGTCCGCGGCGCCGACGGCGGCTGGACCAAGCGGGAAGTGCCGGTCGCCCCGAACCACACCCAGCGCAGCAAGATCGTTCTTGGCCGCCTGGAAAGCGCTTACCTCGTTCTGCCGGGCGGCTGGATCGTGGCCGCGAGCAAGGCGAGCGGGTGGACGGACTGGCGGCTGGTGTTCGACGGGGCCGGGCTGCGCGCCTTCGGCGAGGTCAGCGTGGACGCCTCCCGCCTTGGCACGCAAGGGATTCTCTCCGTGCAGTACCAGCAGACCTAG